In a genomic window of Shouchella clausii:
- a CDS encoding YIP1 family protein, with translation MEQFKEAHQPEEFAFSKKPNIFAFLFNPSKQFVRMKVEPSVGFPMFIILCLVLLGLLFPVFTGQGGLIDLDAVAYDGDMDGMMMEEGIYMEDAMYEEEAPLFASFNIDGLVSGIIIGMIMLVAYAAGPPLLALILFAISKMQNNQTPYKAIYSMTVFATLASAIGFLYLMIVNAANGTYGYIYTAPSVFVNETHPFYSLLQSLEISTLAFVAFISLGLIKTANFKKFPAIAIGAGIFALVLIVNLLGGLLR, from the coding sequence ATGGAACAATTCAAGGAGGCACACCAGCCTGAAGAGTTCGCTTTTTCAAAAAAGCCCAATATTTTCGCCTTTCTTTTTAACCCAAGTAAACAGTTTGTGCGCATGAAAGTGGAACCGTCCGTCGGCTTTCCGATGTTTATCATCCTCTGCCTCGTCTTACTTGGCCTGCTTTTTCCCGTTTTTACTGGACAAGGAGGGCTAATCGACTTAGATGCGGTTGCCTATGACGGCGACATGGATGGGATGATGATGGAAGAAGGAATCTACATGGAGGATGCTATGTATGAAGAAGAGGCGCCGCTGTTTGCTAGCTTTAACATAGATGGCCTCGTTTCAGGGATTATAATTGGAATGATTATGCTGGTTGCATATGCGGCCGGACCGCCTCTGCTTGCGCTTATCTTGTTTGCGATTTCGAAAATGCAAAACAACCAGACGCCCTATAAGGCAATTTATTCAATGACTGTTTTTGCCACACTCGCAAGCGCCATTGGCTTTCTGTATTTGATGATTGTCAATGCGGCAAACGGAACGTACGGCTATATTTATACGGCGCCATCTGTGTTTGTCAATGAAACACACCCATTCTATTCTCTGTTACAAAGCTTGGAAATCTCTACGCTTGCGTTTGTTGCTTTTATTTCGCTGGGGCTCATTAAGACAGCCAACTTTAAAAAATTCCCAGCAATTGCGATTGGGGCGGGCATATTTGCATTGGTGTTAATTGTCAATTTACTAGGGGGGCTTTTGCGTTGA
- a CDS encoding DUF485 domain-containing protein — protein sequence MPRKKGETEYERITKSASFAELMKKKKAFLVPSILFFMVFYFSLPVLAVYTTVLETPVIGEITWAWVLAIAQFIMTWTFCILYVKKSARFDKLAEKVVSEQDTDRKEGAGL from the coding sequence ATGCCACGAAAAAAAGGCGAAACGGAGTATGAGCGCATAACGAAAAGCGCATCCTTTGCGGAGCTGATGAAAAAGAAAAAAGCGTTTTTAGTGCCTAGTATTCTATTTTTTATGGTCTTTTACTTTTCCTTGCCAGTACTCGCCGTTTATACCACTGTTTTGGAAACGCCGGTTATTGGCGAAATCACATGGGCATGGGTGCTTGCAATTGCGCAATTTATTATGACATGGACGTTTTGCATTTTGTATGTAAAAAAATCAGCGCGGTTTGATAAGCTAGCTGAAAAGGTAGTAAGCGAGCAAGACACTGACAGGAAAGAAGGGGCGGGTTTATGA
- the infC gene encoding translation initiation factor IF-3, translated as MLVNEGIRAREVRLVGANGDQIGVKSKHEALEMAQRVNLDLVCVAPNAKPPVCRIMDYGKYRYEQQKKEKEARKNQKVITIKEVRLSPTIEDNDFNTKLRNARKFLEKGDKVKASIRFRGRAITHSQIGRDVLERLAKECEDIATIEARPKMEGRSMFLVMAPKTEK; from the coding sequence ATGTTGGTCAATGAAGGGATTCGGGCTCGTGAAGTACGTCTGGTTGGCGCTAACGGCGACCAAATTGGCGTCAAGTCAAAGCATGAAGCACTGGAAATGGCACAAAGAGTAAATCTTGACCTTGTCTGTGTGGCGCCAAATGCAAAACCGCCTGTTTGCCGGATTATGGATTACGGGAAATACCGCTATGAACAGCAAAAGAAAGAAAAAGAAGCGCGCAAAAATCAAAAAGTTATTACAATCAAAGAAGTGCGTTTAAGCCCGACGATTGAAGACAATGACTTTAATACAAAGCTTCGCAATGCCCGTAAATTCCTAGAAAAAGGCGATAAGGTGAAAGCATCCATTCGTTTCCGTGGTCGTGCAATTACGCACTCACAAATCGGGCGTGACGTACTTGAACGTCTCGCGAAAGAATGCGAGGACATCGCAACGATTGAGGCCCGCCCAAAAATGGAAGGCCGCAGCATGTTTCTCGTTATGGCACCTAAAACCGAGAAATAA
- a CDS encoding aldo/keto reductase, giving the protein MKAIPFEGITKPVSALIMGSDYFSPDHQESVNNILEQYVSIGGNTIDTAFIYNGGKSEAAIGNWLDAGNRSRMNVLTKGGHPNEKGHTINKHDIDEQLKISLDRLQTDAVELYALHRDDPTVPVGAILEWLNEHKEAGRIGAFGGSNWSLARLAEANEYAEKHGLVGFSFSSPNLSLAKAQQPYWPGCISLDQTAMEWHGETKLPVFSWSSQARGFFTGRFSRDDRSNEDLVRVFYNDDNWQRYDRAEALGKQKGATTIEVALAYVLNQPFPTAAIIGPQNQQEMQSCAKGAALTLTADEVAWLDLQK; this is encoded by the coding sequence ATGAAAGCAATCCCTTTCGAAGGCATAACGAAGCCTGTATCCGCCCTCATAATGGGCAGTGACTATTTTTCTCCAGATCATCAGGAGTCTGTAAACAACATTCTTGAGCAGTATGTTTCGATCGGTGGCAATACAATTGATACAGCATTTATTTACAATGGCGGCAAAAGTGAGGCCGCTATTGGGAACTGGCTTGACGCAGGCAACCGGTCGCGAATGAATGTTTTAACAAAAGGGGGCCACCCGAATGAGAAGGGACATACGATTAATAAACACGACATTGACGAACAATTAAAAATTAGTTTAGACCGTTTGCAAACAGATGCAGTTGAGTTGTATGCCCTTCACCGAGATGATCCAACAGTGCCAGTTGGCGCCATTTTAGAATGGCTTAATGAACATAAAGAAGCAGGGCGGATAGGCGCGTTTGGTGGTTCAAATTGGTCGTTAGCAAGGCTGGCCGAAGCAAACGAATATGCTGAAAAACATGGGCTTGTTGGTTTTTCTTTTTCCAGCCCCAATTTAAGTCTTGCCAAAGCCCAACAGCCTTACTGGCCTGGCTGCATTAGCCTTGACCAAACAGCGATGGAATGGCACGGGGAAACGAAGCTGCCTGTGTTCTCGTGGTCCTCCCAAGCACGTGGATTTTTTACAGGCCGCTTTTCTCGAGATGACCGGAGCAATGAAGATTTGGTTCGTGTGTTTTACAATGACGACAATTGGCAGCGCTATGACCGGGCAGAAGCGTTAGGAAAACAAAAAGGGGCAACGACGATTGAGGTCGCTTTAGCCTATGTCTTAAACCAACCTTTCCCTACCGCTGCGATCATTGGACCGCAAAATCAACAAGAAATGCAGTCTTGCGCAAAAGGGGCAGCATTGACATTAACTGCTGACGAAGTTGCTTGGCTCGATTTACAAAAATAA
- the rplT gene encoding 50S ribosomal protein L20, which yields MPRVKGGYVARRRRKKVLKLAKGYYGSKHTLFKSAQGQVMKSLQYAYRDRRQKKRDFRKLWITRINAAARLNGLSYSRLMHGLKLAEINVNRKMLADLAVNDEKAFAQLADKAKESLNS from the coding sequence ATGCCAAGAGTAAAAGGCGGTTATGTCGCTCGTCGTCGTCGTAAAAAAGTATTAAAATTAGCAAAAGGTTACTACGGTTCGAAGCATACGCTTTTTAAATCAGCACAAGGCCAGGTCATGAAATCTTTGCAATATGCATACCGTGATCGCCGTCAGAAGAAACGTGATTTCCGCAAACTTTGGATCACGCGTATCAATGCAGCTGCACGCTTAAATGGCCTGTCTTATAGCCGTTTAATGCATGGCCTAAAGCTAGCTGAAATTAACGTTAACCGCAAAATGCTTGCTGATCTAGCAGTTAACGATGAAAAAGCATTTGCTCAACTTGCTGATAAAGCAAAAGAAAGCTTAAATAGCTAA
- a CDS encoding ABC transporter permease, producing the protein MNIIENIKMAFHSIAAQKLRALLTTLGIIIGVAAVIMVVAIGQGAEQKLKAQIVGVENIREIYFEPSEFDEQENPNIYAFWQYSEQDVTDIQALPSVQSVVASSAEHTTILAGDEQVETEVNGINMHYMDLYDYEALEGNLLHPVDYLTGTRKAVITSVLAEQLFPYESAVGQTVKVGAYPIEIVGVLAPSDSIINFEREQLLLPYETWKQIFFRDGFDSIHIKAETVEDVELAVADAAAILNENHSTFDAYKSYDMSEFLETDSTITRVMTVIIGGIAGISLLVGGIGVMNIMLVSVTERTREIGIRKSMGATRGQILFQFLIESIVLTVLGGAAGILLGALLVQLIGNAFDMEVVLSGMVVLIATAFSLGVGILFGILPANKAAKLDPVESLRYE; encoded by the coding sequence GTGAACATCATTGAAAACATCAAAATGGCGTTTCATTCGATTGCTGCGCAAAAATTGCGGGCGCTATTAACAACGCTTGGCATTATTATTGGTGTTGCTGCCGTCATCATGGTAGTGGCAATTGGGCAAGGTGCTGAACAAAAGTTAAAAGCACAAATCGTAGGCGTAGAGAACATTCGGGAGATTTATTTCGAACCATCGGAATTCGATGAACAGGAAAATCCGAACATTTACGCCTTCTGGCAGTACTCGGAACAAGACGTAACAGACATTCAAGCGTTGCCTTCCGTTCAATCGGTCGTCGCTTCTAGTGCCGAACACACGACGATTTTGGCGGGCGATGAACAGGTTGAAACGGAAGTTAACGGAATCAACATGCACTATATGGATCTTTACGATTATGAAGCTTTAGAAGGGAATTTGCTTCATCCAGTTGACTATTTAACGGGGACGAGGAAAGCCGTCATTACATCCGTGCTGGCTGAACAACTGTTTCCTTACGAGTCAGCTGTCGGGCAAACGGTAAAAGTTGGCGCTTATCCGATCGAAATTGTCGGCGTATTAGCGCCGTCTGACAGCATTATTAATTTTGAAAGGGAACAATTGTTGCTTCCCTATGAAACGTGGAAACAAATTTTCTTCCGTGATGGATTTGACTCCATCCATATTAAGGCGGAAACAGTCGAAGACGTTGAATTGGCTGTAGCGGATGCAGCTGCAATTTTAAATGAAAACCACAGCACATTTGATGCCTATAAAAGCTATGATATGAGCGAATTTTTGGAAACAGACTCAACGATTACCCGTGTCATGACCGTCATTATTGGTGGCATCGCTGGCATTTCGCTTCTTGTTGGCGGAATTGGCGTCATGAATATTATGCTTGTTTCAGTAACAGAACGAACGAGAGAAATTGGCATCCGCAAGTCAATGGGGGCCACTAGAGGACAAATCCTGTTCCAATTTTTAATTGAATCAATTGTGTTGACCGTGCTTGGTGGGGCAGCAGGCATTTTGCTTGGGGCGCTGCTCGTACAGCTAATCGGCAACGCATTTGATATGGAGGTCGTTTTGTCTGGAATGGTTGTCTTAATTGCGACTGCTTTCTCCCTTGGGGTTGGCATCCTGTTTGGCATATTGCCAGCCAATAAAGCGGCGAAGTTAGACCCAGTTGAATCACTGCGGTATGAATAA
- a CDS encoding Gfo/Idh/MocA family protein: MHTEALKWGILGTASIAKRAIIPGIAASESGEVVAIASRSLGKAQAFAAEHDIKTAYGSYEELLADEEIEAVYIPLPNHLHKEWVIKAAEAGKHVLCEKPIALHAEEAQEMKEACEQHRVVLAEAFMYRYQTRYKDILAHIDNGDIGEIRGIRAVFTFNNASAFDNFRMKRAYGGGGLYDVGVYPLSLARLVFGEEPEAVTVHSFMPDSHDQVDMVAAGLVEFSNGRYLTFDCGMWAAFRDEAEIIGTEGRITIPTAFTNEANGYDLYTNDGHTHFSGNPVDHYALQADAFAATVRNEKPLPFSAEDAVLNMKVLDACLKSQLERKRIEVER; the protein is encoded by the coding sequence TTGCATACAGAAGCTTTGAAATGGGGCATTTTAGGGACAGCTTCAATTGCAAAACGAGCAATTATCCCTGGAATCGCTGCATCCGAAAGCGGCGAAGTGGTAGCAATCGCGAGCCGTTCACTTGGAAAAGCGCAGGCATTTGCGGCTGAGCATGACATTAAAACAGCGTACGGTTCTTATGAGGAGTTATTGGCAGATGAGGAAATTGAAGCCGTTTACATTCCGTTGCCGAATCACTTGCATAAGGAGTGGGTCATAAAAGCTGCCGAAGCCGGAAAGCATGTCCTGTGCGAAAAGCCGATTGCTTTACATGCAGAGGAAGCCCAGGAAATGAAAGAGGCATGCGAGCAGCATCGCGTAGTCCTCGCTGAAGCTTTTATGTACCGTTACCAAACACGGTACAAAGACATATTAGCCCATATCGATAATGGCGACATTGGCGAAATTCGCGGCATTCGTGCAGTATTTACGTTCAATAATGCAAGCGCTTTCGATAATTTCCGTATGAAACGAGCATATGGTGGCGGCGGCCTTTATGACGTCGGCGTCTATCCACTCTCATTAGCGCGGTTGGTCTTTGGCGAGGAACCCGAAGCAGTGACGGTGCATAGCTTTATGCCTGATTCCCATGACCAAGTCGATATGGTAGCAGCAGGATTAGTCGAATTTTCGAATGGCCGCTACCTGACATTTGATTGTGGAATGTGGGCCGCATTTCGTGATGAAGCCGAAATTATTGGTACAGAAGGTCGGATCACCATCCCAACTGCTTTTACAAATGAAGCGAATGGATATGATTTGTATACGAACGATGGCCACACTCATTTCAGTGGCAATCCAGTGGATCACTATGCTTTGCAGGCAGATGCGTTTGCGGCAACAGTCCGCAACGAAAAGCCGTTGCCTTTTTCAGCAGAAGATGCTGTGTTAAACATGAAAGTGCTAGACGCATGCTTGAAGTCACAACTTGAACGAAAACGAATAGAAGTGGAGCGGTGA
- the rpmI gene encoding 50S ribosomal protein L35: MPKMKTHRGAAKRFKKTGTGKLKRSHAYTSHMFRNKSQKQKRKLRKAAIVHSGDFKRIHQMLTYKKK, from the coding sequence ATGCCTAAAATGAAAACACACCGCGGCGCTGCTAAGCGTTTTAAGAAAACAGGAACTGGCAAGCTTAAGCGCTCGCATGCTTACACAAGCCATATGTTCCGCAATAAATCACAGAAACAAAAACGCAAACTCCGCAAAGCAGCAATTGTGCATTCTGGAGATTTTAAACGCATTCATCAAATGCTCACTTACAAGAAAAAATAA
- a CDS encoding efflux RND transporter periplasmic adaptor subunit, with protein MKKAIIGGVVVVSIATFTYFGLSKARETGGGVAGYTVDLVTPMNEVMDSTVMVPGKLELVDRQLVTELAEHSGFEILVDVGDEVEEGTPLVQYDTSELDFEQQDVELQIEKANGVIAELSKQEEDVKKRKNGPDVKPTYETDEETGEKTEIEPVVTVAELDAELAELAAQKKEEAFELTRLKNQLESIKEQKAQLTVKSKIAGTVIKRNDTAEDSNEGLGESATNTLLEVADTSQFTITGNISEQQSLEVEPGHPVMITSDTVEDGFWEGEVVDVSYFPTESDEWYGDSSSSQYPVTIKMTEGDTDKLRPGYQVYAEIITMEHEGLALPMEAIQYDEFSSFVYVYEDGIAVRRDVEIGIATEYSIEILEGVTEADEVILDYMGEVHDGMTVTPAVYEDGDFEEGLDGVDEQFEEGEEPLEAPIDGEEGEVIEGVEIIEEDDDV; from the coding sequence ATGAAAAAAGCAATCATTGGTGGAGTGGTTGTTGTATCTATTGCCACATTTACTTATTTTGGACTATCTAAAGCCCGAGAGACAGGTGGCGGAGTGGCAGGATACACGGTCGATTTGGTTACACCGATGAATGAAGTAATGGACTCCACCGTAATGGTTCCAGGGAAGTTAGAGTTAGTGGATCGCCAGTTAGTGACAGAACTGGCTGAGCATAGCGGGTTCGAAATATTAGTCGATGTCGGCGATGAAGTCGAAGAAGGGACGCCGCTCGTCCAATATGACACATCTGAGCTTGATTTTGAGCAACAGGACGTTGAACTGCAAATTGAAAAAGCCAATGGGGTAATTGCGGAACTTTCGAAGCAAGAAGAGGATGTGAAGAAGCGTAAAAATGGGCCTGATGTCAAACCGACCTACGAGACGGACGAGGAGACAGGTGAAAAAACAGAAATTGAACCGGTCGTGACCGTTGCTGAGCTTGACGCTGAATTGGCCGAGCTTGCCGCACAGAAAAAAGAAGAAGCGTTTGAATTGACGCGGCTAAAAAACCAATTAGAAAGCATTAAAGAGCAAAAAGCACAATTGACCGTGAAAAGCAAAATTGCAGGAACGGTCATTAAGAGAAACGATACGGCAGAGGACAGCAATGAAGGCCTCGGTGAAAGTGCGACAAACACGTTGCTTGAAGTGGCCGACACGAGCCAATTTACGATTACAGGCAACATTTCTGAGCAGCAATCCCTTGAAGTCGAGCCTGGCCATCCTGTTATGATTACATCTGATACAGTGGAAGATGGTTTTTGGGAAGGGGAAGTAGTCGATGTCTCTTATTTCCCGACTGAAAGCGATGAATGGTACGGAGATTCGTCGAGCTCTCAATACCCCGTTACGATTAAAATGACCGAAGGCGATACGGACAAGCTCCGGCCAGGTTACCAAGTTTATGCTGAAATTATAACGATGGAACATGAAGGACTCGCTTTGCCTATGGAAGCGATCCAATATGATGAGTTTTCCTCATTTGTTTACGTTTATGAAGACGGTATCGCTGTACGTAGGGACGTGGAAATTGGGATTGCAACTGAATATTCGATCGAGATTTTAGAGGGCGTGACAGAAGCTGATGAGGTCATTCTCGATTACATGGGAGAAGTGCATGATGGCATGACTGTTACGCCTGCCGTTTACGAAGATGGCGACTTTGAAGAAGGGCTTGACGGGGTCGATGAACAGTTTGAAGAAGGGGAAGAACCGTTAGAAGCGCCAATTGACGGGGAAGAAGGCGAAGTGATTGAAGGCGTCGAGATTATTGAAGAGGACGATGATGTATGA
- the dacB gene encoding D-alanyl-D-alanine carboxypeptidase/D-alanyl-D-alanine endopeptidase, with amino-acid sequence MKKNWRLALLAIVVVLLVFPLTTSFQAKEKTPHFGEEIAAILEHERLAGASVAVSVRDGATNELLFEHNGNMLLHPASSMKVLTAVAALTELGTDHTFKTTVFTDGKISKRTLHGNVYIKGGGDPTLMEAELNELAQELRNKGIKKINGDIIADESRYDDVRLSQDLNWSDESFYTGAQVSALTLSPTDDYDAGTILVEVTAAKKAGQKPIVTTQPDTKAVPIMNEALTVAAGEQKSLKIEREHGKADIRITGNMPIGASATRSWVAVWEPAQYTTAVFKQALNNAGIDIKKAEETIGYVPKQAVKQAERESMPLRELLVPFLKLSNNGHGEVLVKEIGYVKEGEGSWDAGLPLVAESTEQLGASGPFLLRDGSGMSHKTLVAANDLTSVLYHAQQQHWFADFYNGLPVAGEKERLIGGTMRNRLGGIEGEVRAKTGSLTGVSSLTGYARTNDGDSYLFTIMVNNFIGESQTIRHIEDEIVLAILGESS; translated from the coding sequence GTGAAAAAGAATTGGCGTTTAGCATTGTTGGCAATTGTTGTGGTTTTGCTTGTATTTCCTCTAACAACCTCATTCCAGGCAAAAGAAAAAACGCCGCATTTTGGAGAAGAAATCGCTGCGATATTGGAACATGAACGTTTGGCTGGCGCATCTGTTGCCGTGAGTGTCCGGGACGGTGCTACGAATGAACTGTTGTTTGAACACAATGGGAACATGTTGCTCCATCCAGCCTCTTCGATGAAAGTGTTAACTGCTGTTGCTGCTTTAACGGAACTAGGCACTGACCATACGTTCAAAACGACCGTGTTTACAGACGGCAAAATAAGCAAACGCACTCTCCATGGAAATGTATACATAAAAGGGGGTGGCGACCCTACGCTCATGGAAGCAGAATTAAATGAGCTTGCACAGGAGCTGCGCAACAAAGGCATCAAAAAAATAAATGGCGATATAATCGCCGATGAATCACGTTATGATGACGTACGGCTATCCCAAGATTTAAATTGGTCGGATGAATCGTTTTATACAGGGGCGCAAGTATCAGCATTAACTCTTTCTCCGACAGACGACTATGATGCAGGAACCATCTTGGTTGAAGTGACAGCGGCAAAAAAAGCAGGCCAAAAACCAATTGTCACGACGCAGCCTGACACTAAAGCAGTGCCTATTATGAATGAGGCGTTGACAGTAGCAGCTGGAGAACAGAAATCGTTAAAAATAGAAAGAGAACACGGCAAAGCGGACATCCGCATCACCGGCAATATGCCTATTGGTGCAAGCGCAACAAGAAGTTGGGTAGCTGTATGGGAGCCGGCTCAATATACAACTGCTGTATTTAAGCAGGCTCTTAACAATGCGGGGATCGACATAAAAAAGGCGGAGGAGACAATAGGGTACGTGCCTAAACAAGCAGTAAAACAAGCTGAACGAGAGTCGATGCCTTTGCGTGAACTGCTTGTGCCATTTTTAAAGCTTAGCAATAATGGCCATGGAGAAGTGCTTGTAAAAGAAATTGGTTATGTAAAAGAAGGAGAAGGGAGCTGGGATGCGGGGTTGCCTCTTGTCGCAGAAAGCACCGAGCAGCTTGGGGCAAGCGGTCCTTTTTTACTGCGTGATGGCTCAGGCATGTCCCATAAGACGCTCGTTGCGGCAAATGATTTAACGAGCGTGCTCTATCACGCTCAGCAGCAGCATTGGTTTGCTGATTTTTACAATGGGCTACCAGTTGCTGGAGAAAAAGAGCGGCTTATTGGCGGAACGATGCGGAATCGTTTAGGCGGGATAGAAGGTGAAGTGAGAGCGAAAACAGGCTCCCTTACAGGGGTTTCAAGCTTAACTGGCTATGCAAGGACAAATGACGGCGATAGCTATTTGTTTACGATTATGGTAAATAATTTCATTGGCGAAAGCCAAACGATTCGACATATTGAAGATGAGATCGTGTTGGCGATTCTTGGCGAATCATCCTAA
- a CDS encoding solute symporter family protein, whose amino-acid sequence MNITVISLFLAIVILTLVITYYAAKRTKTASEFYTAGGGLTGWQNGLAIAGDYLSAASFLGIAGAIALFGFDGFFYSIGYLVAYLVVMFVVAEPLRNLGKYTLADMIHSRFDARKVRGVAAGSTITIVIFYMIAQLVGAGALIQLLFQIPYTYAVLLVGVMMTIYVLFGGMTATSWVQIVKATLLMVATAAISIMVLVRFNFNILDMFASVGASQEEGFLHPGMQGRAPLDSISLMLALVLGTAGLPHILMRFFTVKDAKTARSSVVTATWIVGIFYILTIFLGFGAAAFVGSADIIAANPAGNMAAPLLAERLGGDLFMSFVAAVAFATILAVVAGLVLSGASAFAHDVYGQIIKKGKITEKQQVVAARIASVTVAGLSIVLALFAQNMNVAFLVALAFCVAASANLPVIVYTIYWKRFNTAGAVSAMLSGLFSALILVAISPNVLSPTGDAFITAEPLISLTNPAIISVPIGFIGGVVGTLLSKERDDAKYAEVKVRANIGYRKAE is encoded by the coding sequence ATGAACATTACTGTCATTTCTCTATTTCTAGCGATCGTTATATTGACGCTTGTCATCACTTACTATGCGGCGAAACGGACAAAGACAGCAAGTGAATTTTATACAGCTGGAGGCGGTTTGACTGGCTGGCAAAACGGGCTTGCGATTGCAGGCGATTACTTGTCTGCAGCCTCGTTTTTAGGGATAGCAGGTGCCATTGCTTTGTTTGGCTTTGACGGGTTCTTTTACAGCATTGGCTATTTAGTTGCCTACTTGGTCGTAATGTTTGTTGTTGCAGAACCACTCCGAAACTTAGGGAAATATACGCTTGCCGACATGATCCATTCTCGTTTTGATGCGAGGAAAGTCCGCGGTGTTGCTGCAGGGAGCACGATTACAATCGTGATCTTCTACATGATCGCCCAATTGGTTGGAGCTGGAGCGCTCATTCAATTGTTGTTTCAAATTCCATATACATACGCTGTGCTGTTAGTAGGCGTTATGATGACCATTTATGTGTTGTTTGGCGGAATGACAGCGACAAGTTGGGTGCAAATTGTCAAGGCTACACTGCTAATGGTCGCGACTGCAGCGATTTCGATCATGGTGTTGGTCCGGTTTAACTTTAACATTTTGGACATGTTTGCCTCTGTTGGCGCTTCCCAAGAAGAAGGGTTTTTGCATCCTGGAATGCAAGGGAGAGCTCCACTTGACTCCATTTCGCTCATGCTCGCTCTCGTATTAGGAACGGCAGGCTTGCCACATATTTTGATGCGCTTTTTTACCGTAAAGGATGCGAAGACAGCGCGCAGTTCCGTTGTTACTGCAACTTGGATTGTCGGAATCTTTTATATTCTAACGATTTTCCTTGGATTCGGTGCAGCTGCATTTGTCGGTTCCGCCGATATTATTGCTGCCAATCCAGCTGGAAATATGGCGGCTCCATTATTAGCAGAACGCCTTGGCGGCGATTTGTTTATGTCATTTGTCGCTGCTGTCGCTTTTGCCACGATTCTAGCGGTTGTAGCAGGGCTCGTGCTTTCAGGCGCTTCGGCGTTTGCCCATGATGTTTATGGGCAAATCATAAAAAAAGGGAAAATTACGGAGAAGCAACAAGTTGTAGCAGCCCGAATTGCCTCGGTTACAGTAGCGGGTCTATCGATTGTGCTGGCGCTGTTTGCGCAAAATATGAATGTCGCCTTTCTCGTTGCCCTTGCTTTCTGTGTGGCGGCAAGCGCCAACTTGCCTGTCATTGTTTACACTATTTATTGGAAAAGGTTCAATACGGCTGGTGCAGTATCAGCGATGTTGTCAGGCTTGTTCTCTGCTTTGATACTCGTTGCAATCAGTCCGAATGTCCTATCGCCGACAGGTGATGCATTTATTACAGCAGAACCGCTAATTTCATTAACGAATCCGGCCATTATTTCTGTTCCGATTGGCTTTATCGGCGGCGTAGTAGGGACGTTGTTGTCTAAAGAACGGGACGATGCCAAATACGCAGAAGTGAAAGTGCGGGCAAACATTGGCTACCGAAAAGCGGAATAA
- a CDS encoding ABC transporter ATP-binding protein: MIVLKQVTKSFRVGQAWSQVLAPIDLTIEQESFMSIMGPSGSGKSTLMNIIGCLDKPTTGEYLLDGQMIGTLSEKELAKIRNEKIGFVFQQFHLLPRLSAWKNVELPMVYAGIKKSERKERAYEALKKVGLGDRATYKPASLSGGQKQRVAIARALVNNPSIILADEPTGALDSKTSESIMELLRGLNEEGVTISIITHETEIAEKTDRTVFVKDGKIQEATAS, from the coding sequence ATGATTGTGCTCAAACAGGTGACTAAATCGTTCCGCGTGGGCCAAGCTTGGTCACAAGTGTTAGCTCCCATCGATTTAACGATTGAACAAGAAAGCTTTATGTCAATTATGGGCCCGTCTGGTTCTGGGAAATCGACGCTAATGAATATCATTGGCTGTCTTGACAAGCCGACAACAGGCGAATATTTACTTGATGGCCAGATGATCGGCACACTAAGCGAAAAAGAACTTGCCAAGATCCGCAACGAAAAAATCGGGTTTGTATTCCAGCAATTTCACCTATTGCCGCGGCTTTCGGCATGGAAAAACGTTGAACTGCCGATGGTGTATGCCGGCATCAAAAAAAGCGAGCGAAAAGAGCGGGCATATGAGGCATTGAAAAAAGTGGGCCTTGGCGACCGTGCTACATACAAGCCTGCTTCCCTTTCAGGCGGTCAGAAACAACGAGTTGCCATCGCCCGGGCGCTAGTTAACAATCCGTCGATTATTTTGGCGGACGAGCCGACTGGCGCTCTCGATTCGAAAACGAGCGAATCGATTATGGAATTGCTCCGTGGATTAAATGAAGAAGGGGTAACCATTTCGATTATTACGCACGAAACGGAAATTGCGGAAAAAACAGACCGGACTGTTTTTGTAAAGGATGGCAAAATCCAGGAGGCAACAGCATCCTGA